A single window of Oerskovia paurometabola DNA harbors:
- a CDS encoding 5'-3' exonuclease: MTDPATPAPLRDTQLPGSGGLLLLDSASQYFRAFFGVPDSVKAPDGTPVNAVRGFLDTIAVLVAERRPARLVACWDDDWRPAFRVDAIPSYKAHRVATEVPGTTGIEEVPEALTAQVPIIVDVLAALGVARVGCPGYEADDVIGTLVERESVRRRVVREAGGEPGAGGAVGPASPDGGPVEVVTGDRDLFQLVDDDVPVRVLYTARGLKKLDVVDVERLAERYGVSSGQAYADMAALRGDPSDGLPGVAGIGEKTAAGLLARYGDLAGILRARDEGDKGLSPTQRRRLTEAADYLAVAPLVVQVARDAPVPPVPDGVPSAPADAAALDELAARWGLRSSVDRVLEAFASVR; this comes from the coding sequence ATGACGGACCCGGCGACGCCCGCTCCCCTGCGCGACACCCAGCTCCCCGGCAGCGGCGGCCTGCTGCTCCTCGACTCCGCGTCGCAGTACTTCCGCGCGTTCTTCGGCGTCCCGGACTCGGTCAAGGCCCCGGACGGCACGCCCGTCAACGCGGTGCGCGGCTTCCTCGACACCATCGCGGTGCTCGTGGCCGAGCGCCGGCCCGCGCGCCTCGTGGCCTGCTGGGACGACGACTGGCGGCCCGCGTTCCGCGTCGACGCCATCCCGTCCTACAAGGCCCACCGCGTCGCGACCGAGGTCCCCGGCACCACGGGCATCGAGGAGGTGCCCGAGGCCCTGACCGCACAGGTCCCGATCATCGTCGACGTCCTCGCGGCCCTCGGCGTCGCGCGGGTCGGGTGCCCCGGCTACGAGGCGGACGACGTGATCGGCACGCTCGTCGAGCGCGAGTCGGTCCGGCGGCGCGTCGTGCGCGAGGCGGGCGGGGAGCCCGGGGCGGGCGGCGCCGTCGGGCCCGCGTCACCCGACGGTGGGCCGGTCGAGGTCGTCACGGGCGACCGCGACCTGTTCCAGCTCGTCGACGACGACGTGCCCGTGCGCGTCCTGTACACCGCGCGCGGCCTCAAGAAGCTCGACGTCGTGGACGTCGAGCGCCTGGCCGAGCGCTACGGCGTGTCGTCGGGCCAGGCGTACGCGGACATGGCCGCGCTGCGCGGCGACCCGAGCGACGGCCTGCCGGGCGTCGCGGGCATCGGGGAGAAGACCGCGGCGGGCCTGCTGGCCCGGTACGGCGACCTCGCGGGCATCCTGCGCGCGCGCGACGAGGGCGACAAGGGCCTGAGCCCCACGCAGCGGCGCCGGCTCACCGAGGCCGCGGACTACCTGGCCGTCGCGCCGCTCGTGGTCCAGGTCGCGCGCGACGCGCCCGTCCCCCCGGTGCCCGACGGCGTCCCGTCCGCCCCCGCGGACGCTGCGGCTCTCGACGAGCTCGCCGCGCGGTGGGGGCTGCGGTCGAGCGTGGACCGGGTCCTGGAGGCGTTCGCGTCGGTGCGGTGA
- a CDS encoding sensor histidine kinase, whose protein sequence is MGAVAGDEPPESSGDPVAPGGLPRTALAIAIASWFLGVSALVLQLTSGVDVLLGDLLFVVVDAMVALVYGSVGAIILSRRRHVVGWLVSIAGIGGGLAALGGGWRSFASTHPGLPPLEPLAAAYGLAWVPGTVGLFVLVPWFVRDRPLSPGAWLGVAGGAGSILFFLLAPVDDPRPAILGVVVMGLVTAAATWWRHRHGPPEERRGLGLLALGTAVMALSFLPLLGTWSSPDVILALPLTHLACQALFPAALLVSVLRNRLWGLDLALSRATIGALLTLALVAVYVALVVTVTALVGSRPLAQVLAAVGVVLAVQPARTWLRRRVRALVYGETTDPGRAVLRMGRQLGVAATAEELLHGLVASTGESLKLESVTLTSGGPAPTVEATWGRPTSTHVTHVPVEHGGRVLGDLTVTPRAGERLDTRTRDALAQLAPVVAAGLALASGARDLEQAKDAVTRARLAERRLVRRELHDGVGPWLSGLRLGLQGARNTLATDPAAAASVLEALQREVEQRVGDVRTLSRSLLPPALDEAGLEAALHDLADHHDANGFAVELLCGPWDDLDTRVAAAAYAIASEAVINASRHSGAAGCRIEVSAHPPGLPGTLDGWTHLVVTCDDAGSGVGQDARTGVGTRSMRERAEELGGTLDITSLAPGTRVRAVLPRKVVL, encoded by the coding sequence GTGGGCGCTGTCGCAGGGGACGAGCCACCGGAGTCCTCCGGCGACCCCGTCGCGCCCGGCGGGCTGCCCCGGACCGCCCTCGCCATCGCCATCGCCTCGTGGTTCCTCGGCGTCTCGGCGCTCGTCCTGCAGCTCACGTCGGGCGTGGACGTGCTGCTCGGCGACCTGCTGTTCGTCGTCGTCGACGCCATGGTGGCGCTCGTGTACGGCTCGGTGGGTGCGATCATCCTGTCGCGGCGACGGCACGTCGTCGGGTGGCTCGTCTCGATCGCGGGCATCGGCGGCGGGCTGGCCGCGCTGGGCGGGGGCTGGCGGAGCTTCGCGAGCACGCACCCCGGCCTGCCACCGCTCGAACCGCTCGCCGCGGCGTACGGGCTCGCGTGGGTGCCGGGGACGGTCGGGCTGTTCGTGCTCGTGCCGTGGTTCGTCCGCGACCGGCCGTTGTCGCCGGGTGCCTGGCTGGGGGTCGCGGGCGGCGCCGGGTCGATCCTGTTCTTCCTGCTCGCCCCGGTCGACGACCCGCGCCCGGCCATCCTCGGCGTCGTCGTCATGGGTCTCGTGACCGCGGCCGCGACGTGGTGGCGCCACCGGCACGGACCGCCCGAGGAACGTCGCGGCCTGGGCCTCCTGGCCCTCGGCACGGCGGTCATGGCCCTGTCGTTCCTCCCGCTGCTCGGGACGTGGAGCTCGCCCGACGTGATCCTCGCGCTGCCCCTGACCCATCTCGCGTGCCAGGCGCTGTTCCCCGCGGCGCTGCTCGTCTCGGTCCTGCGCAACCGGCTGTGGGGGCTCGACCTCGCGCTGAGCCGCGCCACGATCGGCGCCCTCCTGACGCTCGCCCTGGTCGCGGTCTACGTCGCGCTCGTGGTCACGGTGACCGCGCTCGTCGGCAGCCGGCCGCTCGCCCAGGTCCTCGCGGCCGTCGGGGTCGTGCTCGCGGTCCAGCCCGCCCGCACGTGGCTCCGGCGACGCGTGCGCGCCCTGGTCTACGGCGAGACGACCGACCCCGGGCGGGCCGTGCTGCGCATGGGCCGCCAGCTCGGTGTCGCGGCGACGGCCGAGGAGCTGCTGCACGGGCTCGTCGCCTCGACGGGCGAGTCGCTCAAGCTGGAGTCGGTCACGCTCACGAGCGGCGGACCTGCCCCGACCGTCGAGGCGACCTGGGGTCGCCCGACGAGCACGCACGTCACGCACGTGCCGGTCGAGCACGGCGGCCGGGTCCTCGGGGACCTCACCGTCACCCCCCGCGCTGGCGAGCGCCTCGACACCCGGACCCGGGACGCGCTCGCCCAGCTCGCGCCCGTCGTGGCCGCGGGCCTCGCGCTCGCGAGCGGCGCGCGCGACCTCGAACAGGCCAAGGACGCCGTGACCCGGGCGCGCCTGGCCGAACGGCGACTCGTCCGCCGCGAGCTGCACGACGGCGTCGGGCCGTGGTTGAGCGGGCTGCGGCTCGGGCTGCAGGGCGCGCGCAACACCCTCGCGACCGACCCGGCCGCAGCGGCCTCCGTGCTCGAGGCGCTCCAACGCGAGGTCGAGCAGCGGGTCGGGGACGTGCGCACGCTCTCGCGCAGCCTGCTGCCGCCCGCGCTCGACGAGGCCGGGCTCGAGGCCGCGCTGCACGACCTCGCCGACCACCACGACGCGAACGGCTTCGCGGTCGAGCTGCTGTGCGGGCCGTGGGACGACCTCGACACGCGCGTCGCCGCCGCGGCCTACGCGATCGCGAGCGAGGCCGTCATCAACGCGTCCCGGCACAGCGGGGCCGCGGGCTGCCGCATCGAGGTCTCCGCCCACCCGCCGGGCCTGCCCGGGACGCTCGACGGGTGGACGCACCTGGTCGTGACGTGCGACGACGCGGGCTCCGGCGTCGGGCAGGACGCGCGCACCGGCGTCGGGACGCGGTCCATGCGGGAGCGCGCCGAGGAGCTGGGTGGGACGCTGGACATCACCTCGCTCGCACCGGGAACGCGCGTGCGGGCCGTCCTCCCCCGGAAGGTCGTGCTGTGA
- a CDS encoding response regulator transcription factor, whose amino-acid sequence MSLIRVALVDDHPVFRIGMAALLDSLEGVRVVAQAASAAEARDVLGAPDDLDLVVMDLDLGDGSGVELTRDLVRSRPDVPVLVMTMHEDDDSVAACLRAGARGYLVKSASPHEVERAVRAVANGELILAPGVVARAVANVLGGGSRAAVPFPQLTDREREVLALVAAGLDNTAISRRLTLSTKTVRNYVAGVLAKLSLRDRAAAIVAAREAGLVPDRATSPR is encoded by the coding sequence GTGAGCCTCATCCGCGTGGCCCTCGTCGACGACCATCCCGTGTTCCGCATCGGGATGGCGGCGCTGCTCGACTCGCTCGAGGGCGTCCGCGTCGTGGCGCAGGCCGCGAGCGCCGCGGAGGCGCGTGACGTCCTGGGCGCTCCCGACGACCTGGACCTCGTCGTCATGGACCTCGACCTGGGCGACGGGTCGGGCGTCGAGCTCACGCGGGACCTGGTGCGTTCCCGGCCGGACGTGCCGGTCCTCGTCATGACGATGCACGAGGACGACGACTCCGTCGCCGCCTGCCTGCGCGCCGGGGCCCGCGGGTACCTCGTGAAGTCCGCGTCGCCGCACGAGGTCGAGCGGGCCGTGCGGGCCGTGGCGAACGGCGAGCTGATCCTGGCGCCGGGGGTCGTGGCGCGGGCCGTGGCGAACGTGCTCGGCGGCGGGTCGCGGGCTGCGGTGCCGTTCCCGCAGCTCACCGACCGCGAGCGCGAGGTGCTCGCGCTCGTCGCCGCGGGGCTCGACAACACCGCGATCTCGCGGCGGCTGACCCTGAGCACCAAGACGGTCCGCAACTACGTCGCGGGCGTGCTCGCGAAGCTGTCGCTGCGTGACCGGGCCGCGGCGATCGTGGCGGCCCGGGAGGCGGGCCTGGTCCCGGACCGGGCGACGTCGCCCCGCTGA
- a CDS encoding 2,3-butanediol dehydrogenase: protein MKAARFHGRQDIRIEEVPAPELRPGAVAIDIAWCGICGSDLHEYLEGPIFIPAAGHPHPLSHEEMPVTMGHEFSGTVTALGEGVDDLTIGESVVVEPYFVCGECAQCEAGNYHLCVKMGFIGLAGGGGGLSEKVVVDRRWVHPVGDIPLDQAALIEPLSVGHHAVVRSGAKAGDVALVGGAGPIGLLTAAVLKAQGVTVIMSEVSEARKTKARETGVADHVVDPTQDNLISRVREITGGKGVDVAFECTSVNAVLDQLFDAVRPAGVIVVVSIWGKPAAVDMHKLVLKEIDLRGTIAYVRDHAETIRLVQEGKVDLAPFITAKIPLEDLVSKGFDTLVRRNETAVKILVHP, encoded by the coding sequence ATGAAGGCTGCACGTTTCCACGGACGACAAGACATCCGCATCGAGGAGGTCCCGGCCCCCGAGCTGCGCCCCGGCGCGGTCGCGATCGACATCGCGTGGTGCGGGATCTGCGGTTCCGACCTGCACGAGTACCTCGAAGGCCCCATCTTCATCCCCGCGGCGGGCCACCCCCACCCGCTCTCGCACGAGGAGATGCCCGTCACGATGGGGCACGAGTTCTCCGGGACCGTGACCGCGCTGGGCGAGGGCGTCGACGACCTGACGATCGGCGAGTCGGTCGTCGTCGAGCCCTACTTCGTGTGCGGCGAGTGCGCGCAGTGCGAGGCCGGCAACTACCACCTGTGCGTCAAGATGGGCTTCATCGGCCTGGCCGGTGGTGGTGGCGGCCTCTCGGAGAAGGTCGTCGTCGACCGACGCTGGGTCCACCCCGTGGGCGACATCCCGCTCGACCAGGCCGCGCTCATCGAGCCCCTGTCGGTCGGGCACCACGCGGTCGTGCGCTCGGGCGCCAAGGCCGGAGACGTCGCGCTCGTCGGCGGTGCGGGCCCCATCGGGCTGCTCACGGCAGCGGTCCTCAAGGCCCAGGGCGTCACGGTCATCATGTCCGAGGTCTCCGAGGCCCGGAAGACCAAGGCCCGTGAGACGGGCGTCGCCGACCACGTCGTCGACCCCACGCAGGACAACCTCATCTCCCGCGTCCGCGAGATCACGGGCGGCAAGGGCGTCGACGTGGCCTTCGAGTGCACGAGCGTCAACGCGGTCCTCGACCAGCTCTTCGACGCGGTCCGCCCCGCGGGAGTGATCGTGGTCGTGTCGATCTGGGGCAAGCCCGCGGCGGTCGACATGCACAAGCTCGTCCTCAAGGAGATCGACCTGCGCGGCACGATCGCCTACGTGCGCGACCACGCCGAGACGATCAGGCTCGTCCAGGAGGGCAAGGTCGACCTCGCGCCCTTCATCACGGCGAAGATCCCGCTCGAGGACCTCGTGAGCAAGGGCTTCGACACCCTGGTCCGCCGTAACGAGACCGCGGTGAAGATCCTCGTCCACCCGTGA
- a CDS encoding carbohydrate kinase family protein has product MPSHAPHVLVVGEALVDEVRRADGTTAEHPGGSPANVALTLGRLGRDVRLAAHLGRDEHGDTIRDWLADSGVALTPGSDGAAATSVARAVLDGSGAATYDFAITWDLAPGTRATGSTLAVHTGSIAAVLEPGATAVHDLVLAAREHATITYDPNARPSLMGTPEAALTRIEPLVSAADVVKVSDEDVEWLYPGTDPVEVAHRWAGVSGADRGPAVVVVTFGGEGAVAVCAAGEVRVAAPRVEVVDTVGAGDTFMGALIDGLWDRDLLGGDRRDALRAVDLDVLAAVLERCVAAAAITVSRAGANPPRRDELTS; this is encoded by the coding sequence ATGCCCTCTCACGCCCCGCACGTCCTCGTCGTCGGCGAGGCGCTCGTCGACGAGGTCCGACGTGCCGACGGCACGACCGCCGAGCACCCCGGCGGCAGCCCCGCGAACGTCGCGCTGACCCTCGGCCGCCTCGGGCGCGACGTCCGGCTCGCGGCCCACCTCGGCCGCGACGAGCACGGCGACACGATCCGCGACTGGCTCGCCGACTCGGGCGTCGCCCTCACCCCCGGGTCCGACGGCGCAGCCGCCACGAGCGTCGCGCGCGCGGTCCTCGACGGGTCGGGGGCCGCGACGTACGACTTCGCGATCACGTGGGACCTGGCCCCCGGCACCCGGGCGACCGGCTCGACGCTCGCCGTCCACACCGGGTCGATCGCTGCGGTCCTCGAACCCGGTGCGACCGCGGTCCACGACCTCGTCCTCGCCGCGCGCGAGCACGCGACCATCACCTACGACCCGAACGCCCGACCCAGCCTCATGGGCACCCCCGAGGCCGCGCTCACCCGGATCGAACCTCTCGTCTCCGCTGCGGACGTGGTCAAGGTCAGCGACGAGGACGTCGAGTGGCTCTACCCGGGCACCGACCCCGTGGAGGTCGCGCACCGGTGGGCAGGGGTCTCCGGCGCAGATCGCGGACCAGCGGTCGTCGTCGTGACGTTCGGCGGCGAGGGGGCCGTCGCGGTGTGCGCGGCGGGCGAGGTCCGGGTCGCGGCACCGCGGGTCGAGGTCGTGGACACCGTGGGCGCGGGCGATACCTTCATGGGGGCGCTCATCGACGGGCTGTGGGACCGGGATCTCCTGGGCGGCGACCGGCGCGACGCGCTCCGGGCCGTCGACCTCGACGTGCTGGCCGCGGTGCTCGAACGATGCGTCGCGGCCGCCGCGATCACGGTCTCGCGCGCGGGTGCGAACCCGCCGCGACGGGACGAGCTCACGAGCTGA